Below is a window of bacterium DNA.
GGATAATTGGGGATTCACTCTCCATTGTATCAAGCCTTAAGTTTTGTAATCCTTGTTTTAAATATTGGATATTCTCCCATAATTTCTGTCTGTGATGAGGTTCTGTTTGAATTATTTCTAATGCCGCCAGGGCTGAAGCCACTTGAGCTGGTGGAAGTGCTGTTGAATAGATAAAACTTCGTGCCTTGTTTTTCAGGTATTCAATTAAAGCCGTAGAACCGGCAATAAATCCACCAAGACTTCCCAATGCCTTACTTAAGGTTCCCATTGAAATATCAATTTTTCCTTCTAACCCAAAATATTCAATTGTCCCTCGACCTTCTTTTCCCATTACCCCGGTGCCATGGGCATCATCGACCATAACTAATGCCTTGTATTTTTTGGCTAAACCGACTATTTCTGGCAAAGGAGCAATATCCCCATCCATACTGAATACGCCGTCAGTAATAATCAGTCGAAGTCTTGCAGATTGAGTTTTTTTTAAAATCTTTTCAAGGGAATTCATATCTTTGTGGGGATAGATTCTCAAAATTGCCTCGCTTAATCGACAACCATCAATGATACTGGCATGATTTAATTTATCAATGATGACGACATCACCTTTTTTAGTCAGGCTTGATATTACTCCAAGATTAGCCGCATAACCAGAAGAAAAGACAAGTGCAGACCTGGTTTTTTTAAAATCAGCCAATTGTCTTTCTAATTCACAATGCAGGAAAGTAGTTCCCGAAACTAACCTTGAGGCACCACTGCTACAACCAAATCTTTCAATAGCCTCTTTAGCCTTCTCTTTAACTTTTGGGTGCTGACTTAAACCAAGATAATCATTTGAGGCTAAAAGGATGTATTCTTTTTTGCCAATGACAATGGTAGGTCCGTTAAGGGAATCAAGGACTTTTAACTCCCTATAAAGTCCTTGTTTCTTGAGATTATTTAGTTCCTCTTTTAAACTGACTAAATCCATAAGTGGCGGATTCATTCTTTCTTATCCAAAAACTTCCTGGCCATCTTTCATACCTTTTGTATGAGTTGAAAGCCAGTTCCAGTTTCTCTGGATGTTTTAAGTGCATATAACTTCCAGACCAGAGAACCTCAAAGGTGGTATTAAAACTTAAAAATGCTTGAAGTAAATATTGTTCGGTCCAAAATTTACAATCACCTAAAACCCATTTTTTAGGATATTCTGCAGGCAAGAATATATCGTGAAAATGAACAATTACTCTTTTATTGAGTCTTGGCAATATTTCAAGATATTCATACTGAGTAACCGCTCAGGCTATATATCAAAAGTGTAAGAAAGGGGATAAGGAGATAAAGGGAGATATGGAGATTATTCATTGTAATTTGC
It encodes the following:
- the bioF gene encoding 8-amino-7-oxononanoate synthase codes for the protein MNPPLMDLVSLKEELNNLKKQGLYRELKVLDSLNGPTIVIGKKEYILLASNDYLGLSQHPKVKEKAKEAIERFGCSSGASRLVSGTTFLHCELERQLADFKKTRSALVFSSGYAANLGVISSLTKKGDVVIIDKLNHASIIDGCRLSEAILRIYPHKDMNSLEKILKKTQSARLRLIITDGVFSMDGDIAPLPEIVGLAKKYKALVMVDDAHGTGVMGKEGRGTIEYFGLEGKIDISMGTLSKALGSLGGFIAGSTALIEYLKNKARSFIYSTALPPAQVASALAALEIIQTEPHHRQKLWENIQYLKQGLQNLRLDTMESESPIIPVFIGDSNKTMDVANFLYEYGIFAPGIRPPTVPKGKSRIRLSVMATHTKSQLDKVLWAFLRKL